In Allocoprobacillus halotolerans, a genomic segment contains:
- the cdd gene encoding cytidine deaminase has translation MDYQKLVDEAFEASQNAYVPYSHFRVGACLLLKNGQRIYGTNIENAAYGSTMCAERNAVYQAYCQGYRKADIEALAIVGDCTPLISPCGACRQVLAELLDPMTPIILGCKDYYEVTNMQELLPRAFTGESL, from the coding sequence ATGGATTATCAAAAACTTGTGGATGAAGCTTTTGAGGCTTCTCAAAATGCTTATGTGCCTTATTCTCATTTTCGTGTGGGGGCATGCTTGTTGTTGAAAAACGGACAAAGGATATATGGAACAAATATTGAAAATGCAGCATATGGTTCAACGATGTGTGCCGAACGTAATGCAGTGTATCAGGCTTATTGTCAAGGGTATCGCAAAGCAGATATTGAAGCCTTAGCCATTGTTGGAGATTGTACACCTTTGATTTCTCCTTGTGGCGCTTGTCGTCAAGTTTTGGCTGAACTATTAGATCCAATGACACCGATTATTTTAGGCTGTAAAGATTATTATGAAGTCACAAATATGCAAGAATTATTGCCACGTGCATTTACAGGAGAGAGCTTATGA
- the ybeY gene encoding rRNA maturation RNase YbeY, whose amino-acid sequence MNIDFVYEDEKHLCQESYEDVFKQIIETTLKIVQIEDDVELSCVIVDDKLIHQINRDYRQIDRATDVISFALEDNEQYYVEGMPRSLGDIFISYEHACAQAEEYGHSLKREMCFLMTHGLLHLLGYDHMNEEDEKEMLSLQKEILNQLGIERG is encoded by the coding sequence ATGAATATTGATTTTGTATATGAAGATGAAAAACATTTATGTCAGGAAAGTTATGAAGATGTTTTTAAACAAATTATTGAAACAACTTTAAAGATAGTACAAATAGAAGATGATGTGGAACTATCATGTGTGATTGTTGATGATAAGCTGATTCACCAAATCAATCGTGATTATCGTCAGATTGATCGTGCGACGGATGTGATTAGTTTTGCCTTAGAAGATAATGAACAATATTATGTTGAAGGGATGCCAAGAAGTTTAGGAGATATTTTTATCTCTTATGAACATGCCTGTGCGCAAGCTGAGGAATATGGGCATTCTTTGAAACGTGAAATGTGTTTTTTAATGACACATGGACTTTTACATTTGCTTGGTTATGATCATATGAATGAAGAAGATGAAAAAGAAATGTTGAGTCTACAAAAAGAAATTTTAAATCAATTAGGGATAGAAAGAGGTTAA
- a CDS encoding cysteine peptidase family C39 domain-containing protein, with the protein MNKYPIELQDEEKACGAYCIAMILKYYHFNDEIKNIKKKARLNQNGISIKGMIECLKSYQIEAKGYEASLDDIEKEVQCPCILYMIYEGMGHFVVLYEIKDDEYVIGDPAKGLTKMYHEEMDEHYGRRVIVIKHVGRVPQLHYKSYFQFLKEMFFSYQKYMMSFLGKGVWIALLGYGSSYFFQILIDYIDLKTSFFYMVVFALSYCFLEMMRTYLSQLKMKEMIYLQKAMDEDYVFQSLMNMLKQTESFFHQDQGIIQSQLLSLFDLTQMSLECFERFFLDGIFFVVLWIGMCFLNIWMTIVVTMILLIIVFMSYSRLKTFQQFHKNYLESHFTFQHHVLELINNHYLIRSFDLFQRQRERSYHIYLDEALLKEKQSLYLNHFHALVQYLIVLCYGVILCLGFYLFSQKALTMGQLMMFYMLVSYCIEPVFNMVTLASQYKQVSLIYEKYKNFEVTEESKEKLNQPITSIRLDDVSYAYGYQMPVLEHIDLDIHHHLWMKGLTGSGKSTLLKLLMGQDEHYQGDIYINDMELRQIDLQSLHHRIGYLNETPTFLHMTLKDNFLCQDEKKIQMYLKTFNQEALTQMFHIVLNEDGSPLSLGQRQVVALIRMLCRDFDVLIVDEAFSHLDTRLANKILRYLLKNDEGKIYIMVNHQTKIVNKDMECVIIEKGKIKK; encoded by the coding sequence ATGAACAAATATCCAATAGAATTACAAGATGAAGAAAAAGCATGTGGTGCTTATTGTATTGCGATGATTTTAAAGTATTATCATTTTAATGATGAAATCAAAAACATTAAAAAGAAAGCGAGATTGAATCAAAATGGTATCTCTATCAAAGGCATGATTGAGTGTCTTAAAAGTTATCAGATTGAGGCTAAAGGATACGAAGCCAGTTTGGACGATATCGAAAAAGAAGTCCAATGTCCATGTATTTTATATATGATTTATGAAGGCATGGGACATTTTGTTGTTTTGTATGAAATCAAAGATGATGAATATGTCATTGGTGATCCAGCAAAAGGACTTACGAAAATGTATCATGAAGAGATGGATGAACATTATGGACGTCGTGTGATTGTGATTAAGCATGTGGGACGTGTGCCTCAACTTCACTATAAGAGTTATTTTCAATTTTTAAAAGAAATGTTTTTCTCTTATCAAAAATACATGATGTCTTTTTTAGGAAAGGGTGTCTGGATAGCGCTACTTGGCTATGGAAGTAGTTATTTCTTTCAAATATTGATTGATTATATTGATTTAAAAACATCATTTTTCTATATGGTTGTTTTTGCTTTGAGTTATTGTTTTTTAGAAATGATGCGTACATATTTATCTCAATTAAAAATGAAAGAAATGATTTATTTACAAAAAGCAATGGATGAAGATTATGTTTTTCAATCTTTAATGAATATGTTAAAACAAACAGAATCATTCTTTCATCAAGATCAAGGGATCATTCAAAGTCAATTATTAAGTCTTTTTGATTTAACGCAAATGAGTTTAGAGTGTTTTGAAAGATTCTTTTTAGATGGTATCTTTTTTGTGGTATTATGGATTGGCATGTGTTTTTTGAATATTTGGATGACAATCGTTGTGACTATGATTTTATTGATTATTGTTTTTATGAGTTATTCACGTTTAAAAACATTTCAACAATTCCATAAAAACTATCTTGAATCTCATTTTACATTCCAACATCATGTTTTAGAACTCATCAACAATCATTATTTAATTCGTAGTTTTGATTTGTTTCAAAGACAAAGAGAAAGAAGTTATCATATTTATTTAGATGAAGCTTTACTGAAAGAAAAGCAATCATTATATTTAAATCATTTTCATGCTTTGGTTCAATATTTGATTGTCCTTTGTTATGGTGTGATTTTATGTTTAGGTTTCTATCTTTTTTCACAAAAAGCCTTGACAATGGGACAATTGATGATGTTTTATATGCTGGTATCTTATTGTATTGAACCCGTATTCAATATGGTCACATTAGCGAGTCAATATAAGCAAGTCAGTTTGATTTATGAAAAATATAAGAATTTTGAAGTGACAGAAGAATCTAAAGAAAAACTTAATCAACCCATCACATCTATTCGTTTAGATGATGTCAGTTATGCCTATGGCTATCAAATGCCTGTTTTGGAACATATTGATTTGGATATTCATCATCATTTATGGATGAAAGGATTGACGGGGAGTGGAAAATCAACGCTTTTGAAATTGTTGATGGGACAAGATGAACATTATCAAGGTGATATTTATATTAATGATATGGAATTAAGACAGATTGATTTACAGTCCTTACATCATCGTATTGGTTATCTTAATGAAACACCGACTTTTTTACATATGACTTTAAAAGATAATTTTCTTTGTCAGGATGAAAAGAAAATTCAAATGTATTTAAAAACTTTCAATCAAGAAGCATTAACACAGATGTTTCATATTGTATTAAATGAAGATGGTAGTCCATTGTCACTTGGTCAAAGACAGGTTGTAGCATTGATTAGAATGTTGTGTCGTGACTTTGATGTCTTGATTGTAGATGAAGCTTTTTCACATTTGGATACCCGTTTAGCAAATAAGATTTTGCGTTATTTATTGAAAAATGATGAAGGAAAGATTTATATTATGGTCAACCATCAAACAAAGATAGTGAACAAGGATATGGAATGTGTTATAATTGAAAAAGGAAAAATAAAGAAATAA
- a CDS encoding aspartate aminotransferase family protein: MEDWYTRGENAFLKAYGRYDVVLEKGEGVYLYDTNGRRYLDFYAGIGVNSLGYGYPAYQEAMQKQLNTLMHVSNYFYTPVAIEAAEAVKKATQLEAVFFCNSGAEATEGALKLARKYYYLKHGQANSEIISFHHSFHGRSTGSVKLTGNPAYQKAFGPLIDGVNYATLNDIESVKALINERTAAIIVEPVQGEGGVYPCDPTFMKELRTICDEHDICLILDEVQCGMGRTGTIMTYFQYGIKPDIVCLAKGIGCGVPVGAFVANEKFAKAMQPGDHGSTYGGNPLACMAVKTVFDIIEKDHLLEHVQEISQYLIECLDKVVEEFDCVLERRGLGLMQGLVLNTEAKPVVKGLLDDGVIVVTAGTNVIRMLPPFIITKEHVNAFITLLKKI; the protein is encoded by the coding sequence ATGGAAGATTGGTATACAAGAGGGGAAAATGCTTTTTTAAAAGCTTATGGACGTTATGATGTTGTTTTAGAAAAAGGTGAAGGTGTTTATTTGTATGATACCAATGGACGTCGTTATCTTGATTTTTATGCCGGTATTGGTGTCAATTCGTTAGGATATGGTTATCCTGCTTATCAAGAAGCCATGCAAAAACAGCTTAATACTTTAATGCATGTATCGAATTATTTTTATACACCAGTTGCAATTGAAGCAGCCGAAGCTGTTAAAAAGGCAACGCAATTAGAAGCCGTTTTCTTCTGTAATTCAGGGGCTGAGGCGACAGAAGGTGCTTTGAAATTAGCAAGAAAATATTATTATTTAAAACATGGTCAAGCGAATAGTGAGATCATTTCTTTCCACCATTCTTTTCATGGGCGTTCAACTGGTTCTGTAAAATTAACAGGAAATCCTGCTTATCAAAAAGCTTTTGGACCATTGATTGATGGTGTTAATTATGCCACTTTAAATGATATTGAAAGTGTGAAGGCACTTATTAATGAACGTACAGCAGCGATTATTGTTGAACCAGTTCAAGGTGAAGGTGGCGTTTATCCATGTGATCCAACTTTTATGAAAGAGTTAAGAACAATCTGTGATGAACATGATATTTGCTTGATTTTAGATGAAGTGCAATGTGGAATGGGACGTACGGGAACGATTATGACTTATTTCCAATATGGGATCAAACCAGATATTGTTTGTTTAGCCAAAGGGATTGGTTGTGGAGTTCCAGTTGGTGCTTTTGTTGCCAATGAAAAATTTGCTAAAGCAATGCAACCAGGAGATCATGGAAGTACCTATGGCGGTAATCCACTTGCCTGCATGGCTGTCAAAACAGTTTTTGACATTATTGAAAAAGATCACTTATTAGAACATGTTCAAGAGATTTCTCAATATTTGATTGAATGTTTAGATAAAGTGGTTGAAGAATTTGATTGTGTTTTAGAACGTCGAGGTTTAGGTTTAATGCAAGGACTTGTTTTGAACACTGAAGCTAAACCGGTTGTCAAAGGATTGTTAGATGATGGTGTGATTGTTGTGACAGCGGGTACAAATGTTATTCGTATGTTACCTCCATTTATCATCACAAAGGAACATGTGAATGCATTTATTACACTTTTGAAAAAAATTTAA
- a CDS encoding M20 metallopeptidase family protein: MEDVKRWRRDLHQIPELGLKEYQTANYLRHELEKMGYQWESVVDTGTIVYIDYGCQSTLAFRSDIDGLAIVEKNEVDYVSKHSGCMHACGHDGHMSALLGFAKRLKQMSEPLPYNILLIFQPAEESPGAARYVVESGIFEKYHVKAIFGMHLMPMIEEGKIACKSGPLMAMCGEMDVTIHGKGAHAGLPQDGVDSIMIANHAYMQYQTMVSRQLSPFAPVILNIGQIEGGTARNSVATQTTMHGTLRCYDEALFHKMIDYIQAIHDGLMKSYDCQIEWSCPPMYPPVINSKDLYPKWLACVNLDNYIELDEPLMLAEDFAFYQKAIPGIFFFLGTKCESYQSGLHTETFNFHEDVLKVAIDLYESIAKNIKGV; encoded by the coding sequence ATGGAAGATGTCAAACGTTGGAGAAGAGATTTACATCAAATTCCTGAATTAGGTTTAAAAGAATATCAAACAGCCAACTATTTACGTCATGAATTAGAAAAAATGGGTTATCAATGGGAAAGTGTTGTAGACACTGGCACAATTGTTTATATTGATTATGGTTGTCAGTCGACTTTGGCTTTTCGCAGTGATATTGATGGATTGGCGATTGTTGAAAAAAATGAAGTGGATTATGTGTCTAAACATTCAGGTTGCATGCATGCCTGTGGTCATGATGGACATATGAGTGCTTTATTAGGTTTTGCGAAACGTTTAAAACAAATGTCTGAACCTTTGCCTTATAATATTCTTTTGATTTTTCAACCTGCTGAAGAATCACCAGGTGCAGCACGTTATGTCGTGGAATCAGGGATTTTTGAAAAATATCATGTCAAAGCCATCTTTGGGATGCATTTGATGCCGATGATTGAAGAAGGCAAGATTGCTTGTAAAAGTGGTCCATTGATGGCTATGTGTGGTGAAATGGATGTCACGATTCATGGCAAAGGCGCACATGCAGGATTACCACAAGATGGTGTTGATAGTATCATGATTGCTAATCATGCTTACATGCAATATCAGACAATGGTTTCTCGTCAACTTTCTCCTTTTGCACCAGTGATTTTGAATATTGGACAAATTGAAGGGGGAACTGCTCGTAACAGTGTTGCGACACAAACAACAATGCATGGGACTTTACGCTGTTATGATGAGGCTCTTTTTCACAAGATGATAGACTATATTCAAGCCATTCATGATGGCTTAATGAAGAGTTATGATTGTCAGATTGAATGGAGTTGTCCACCTATGTATCCACCAGTGATCAATTCTAAAGACTTGTATCCAAAGTGGTTAGCATGTGTCAATTTAGACAATTATATAGAATTGGATGAACCATTGATGTTAGCTGAAGATTTTGCTTTTTATCAAAAAGCTATTCCAGGAATCTTTTTCTTTCTTGGTACAAAGTGTGAAAGCTATCAAAGTGGTTTACATACGGAAACATTTAATTTTCATGAAGATGTGTTAAAGGTAGCAATTGATTTATATGAAAGTATTGCTAAAAATATAAAGGGGGTATAA
- the dapD gene encoding 2,3,4,5-tetrahydropyridine-2,6-dicarboxylate N-acetyltransferase: protein MYSTAQEIIQYIRDAKKQTPVKVYVNGHDLPDDETIRVFGTETSRVLIGDLENVQKYLDTYQERITDSYLEQDRRNSAIPMLDMRNINARIEPGAFIRENVTIEDNAVIMMGAVINIGAKIGEGSMIDMGAVLGGRAEVGKHCHVGAGAVLAGVIEPPSAKPVVLEDDVLIGANAVVVEGVRIGKGAVVGAEVLF, encoded by the coding sequence ATGTATAGTACTGCACAAGAAATTATTCAATATATTAGAGATGCTAAAAAACAAACACCTGTTAAAGTGTATGTCAATGGACATGATTTGCCAGATGATGAAACGATTCGTGTTTTTGGGACAGAAACAAGTCGTGTTTTGATTGGTGATTTAGAAAATGTTCAAAAATATTTAGATACATATCAAGAGCGTATTACTGATTCTTATTTAGAACAAGATCGTCGTAATAGTGCCATTCCCATGTTGGACATGAGAAATATCAATGCGCGTATTGAACCAGGAGCTTTTATTCGTGAAAATGTAACGATTGAAGATAACGCAGTCATTATGATGGGAGCTGTTATCAATATTGGCGCAAAAATTGGTGAAGGTTCGATGATTGATATGGGAGCTGTTTTAGGTGGACGTGCTGAAGTTGGAAAACATTGCCATGTGGGTGCCGGAGCTGTCTTAGCTGGTGTCATTGAACCACCTAGTGCTAAACCTGTTGTTTTAGAAGATGATGTTTTAATTGGTGCCAATGCGGTTGTTGTTGAAGGTGTTCGTATTGGAAAAGGTGCTGTTGTTGGAGCGGAAGTATTGTTTTAA
- the dapF gene encoding diaminopimelate epimerase: protein MSFEKAQMIDEPLEINHQLYRCTAVSMGNPHVVTYVENLDFPIEKNGPYFEKSEMFPESVNTEFVQVINRQHLKMRVWERGSGETMACGTGACAVMYASYVNGLCDQKVDVELLGGTLKIAYEDGHIFMEGPARTVFEGQINEEEYKNV, encoded by the coding sequence TTGTCTTTTGAAAAAGCACAAATGATTGATGAACCGTTGGAAATCAATCATCAGCTTTATCGTTGTACCGCTGTTTCAATGGGAAATCCCCATGTTGTAACATATGTGGAAAATCTTGATTTTCCAATTGAAAAGAACGGTCCTTATTTTGAAAAAAGTGAAATGTTTCCAGAATCTGTGAACACTGAATTTGTTCAGGTAATCAATCGTCAACATTTGAAAATGCGTGTCTGGGAAAGAGGTTCAGGAGAAACAATGGCATGTGGTACAGGAGCTTGTGCGGTGATGTATGCTAGTTATGTCAATGGACTTTGTGATCAGAAAGTTGATGTTGAACTGTTGGGTGGAACATTAAAAATTGCTTATGAAGATGGACATATTTTTATGGAAGGACCTGCCAGAACTGTATTTGAAGGACAAATAAATGAGGAGGAGTATAAAAATGTATAG
- the dapF gene encoding diaminopimelate epimerase, whose translation MKFTKMEGIGNDYIYVDGIHQNINMTPSFISHISDRHFGIGSDGMIVILPSQKYDFRMRMFNRDGSEGKMCGNGIRCFAKFVYDHQLTDQTYLEIETLAELKKSG comes from the coding sequence GTGAAATTTACAAAGATGGAAGGAATTGGTAATGATTATATTTATGTGGATGGAATCCATCAAAATATCAATATGACACCATCATTTATTTCACATATTAGTGATCGTCACTTTGGAATTGGGAGTGATGGTATGATTGTAATTTTACCTTCACAAAAGTATGATTTTCGTATGCGTATGTTTAATCGTGATGGTAGTGAAGGCAAGATGTGTGGAAATGGGATTCGTTGTTTTGCGAAGTTTGTTTATGATCATCAATTGACTGATCAGACTTATTTAGAAATTGAAACTTTAGCGGAGTTAAAAAAGTCTGGTTAA
- a CDS encoding zinc ribbon domain-containing protein produces the protein MKKIWKTLSLLLAVFLLTGCMKMKVNLEVKADKSMTGSMDLLFEESLLEMSGTSTDEAIEQLKEEMQSTEGMENAKITSIDETINGSQWAGVHIDGLDASSQEMQAVITEEEVDGEDCIVFRMPLDEFENQMDAELTDSLGYSVSKIKELGIEMVMTIQMPGDAKSNFGTVDGQTVTIDLLELSTGTNSNRELVISSPKSVGMNMTYVYVGIGALVVIGIVAFILKNKKKTDQMITHDETVENTDVETQDNSEEMTQSDNTDSTDENMENTEVETQANVTSETSQDNSEETTQTDSTDENNG, from the coding sequence ATGAAAAAAATATGGAAAACATTATCTTTATTACTTGCTGTATTTTTATTAACAGGATGTATGAAGATGAAAGTCAATCTTGAAGTCAAAGCAGATAAAAGCATGACTGGGTCTATGGATTTGTTATTTGAAGAATCTTTATTGGAAATGTCAGGAACATCAACAGATGAAGCCATTGAACAATTGAAAGAAGAAATGCAGTCAACAGAAGGCATGGAAAATGCTAAGATTACTTCGATTGATGAAACAATTAATGGTAGTCAATGGGCTGGTGTTCACATTGATGGTTTAGATGCATCATCTCAGGAAATGCAGGCTGTTATTACTGAAGAAGAAGTGGATGGTGAGGATTGCATTGTTTTTAGAATGCCTTTGGATGAATTTGAAAATCAAATGGATGCAGAACTTACAGATTCACTAGGTTATTCAGTGTCTAAGATAAAAGAACTTGGTATAGAAATGGTAATGACGATTCAAATGCCAGGTGATGCGAAATCAAATTTTGGAACAGTGGATGGACAAACAGTCACAATTGATCTTTTAGAATTATCAACTGGTACAAACTCTAACAGGGAACTTGTCATTTCATCACCTAAATCAGTAGGTATGAATATGACATATGTATATGTGGGAATTGGTGCTTTGGTTGTGATTGGGATTGTTGCTTTCATTTTGAAAAATAAAAAGAAAACTGACCAAATGATTACACATGATGAAACAGTGGAAAATACAGATGTTGAAACTCAAGACAATAGTGAAGAAATGACACAATCGGATAATACTGATTCAACAGATGAAAATATGGAAAATACTGAAGTGGAAACCCAAGCGAATGTGACAAGTGAAACATCTCAAGACAATAGTGAAGAAACAACACAAACAGATTCAACAGATGAAAATAACGGCTAA
- a CDS encoding VanZ family protein: MRLSEFLRLAIPSVGLASLFVMIIAGGYAIYYRIQKHKGNEIHCSFQKLFLTGLLIGYLIVVILATLASRSSFLYESKTSFELFSSYRLALINFNMREWRNILLNIAMGIPLGILLPCVFEKMKHWWLTYATGLLFTITIEVTQLITHRGIFEIDDIFNNAIGCMIGFGLYILGYALYQKLRKNKSKSLLFSLCNFLFV, encoded by the coding sequence ATGAGATTATCAGAATTTTTAAGATTAGCCATTCCATCTGTAGGATTAGCGAGTCTATTTGTGATGATTATTGCTGGAGGATACGCCATTTATTATAGGATTCAAAAACATAAAGGCAATGAGATTCACTGTTCGTTTCAAAAACTTTTCTTAACTGGATTGTTGATTGGTTATTTGATTGTGGTGATTTTAGCAACACTTGCCAGTCGCAGTAGTTTTCTCTATGAATCCAAAACAAGCTTTGAACTTTTCAGTTCCTATCGTCTCGCCTTGATTAACTTTAATATGCGTGAATGGCGTAATATTCTTCTCAATATTGCAATGGGTATTCCTCTTGGTATCTTACTCCCTTGTGTGTTTGAAAAGATGAAACATTGGTGGTTGACTTATGCTACAGGACTGCTTTTCACTATCACAATTGAAGTCACACAACTTATCACACATCGTGGTATCTTTGAAATTGATGATATCTTTAATAATGCAATAGGGTGTATGATTGGTTTTGGTCTCTATATTTTAGGTTATGCTCTTTATCAAAAATTAAGAAAAAACAAATCAAAATCACTTCTATTTTCGCTATGCAACTTCCTCTTTGTTTAA
- a CDS encoding YybH family protein: MNEEIKKLISEADCAIREERFDDLMNFYTEDAVLVVKPGLEVQGKDAIKKAFIKIAAYFQNSIVPTQGKMLMIETGDTVLVLSQTLLDADNKETSEYSMERRATYVYRKVNGQWLCAIDNSYGTSLLDHND; the protein is encoded by the coding sequence ATGAATGAGGAAATTAAGAAATTAATCAGTGAGGCTGATTGTGCTATTCGAGAAGAAAGATTTGATGATTTAATGAATTTTTATACGGAAGATGCTGTTTTGGTTGTTAAACCTGGTTTAGAAGTTCAAGGAAAAGACGCTATCAAAAAAGCTTTTATCAAAATTGCAGCCTATTTTCAAAATAGTATTGTTCCTACACAAGGAAAAATGCTAATGATTGAAACTGGAGATACGGTGTTGGTATTATCACAAACATTATTGGATGCTGATAATAAAGAAACATCTGAATATAGTATGGAACGTAGAGCCACTTATGTCTATCGAAAGGTAAATGGACAATGGTTATGTGCGATTGATAATTCTTATGGAACATCATTACTTGATCATAATGACTAA
- a CDS encoding HIT family protein — translation MCLICDRIDMIKKGENPYFVKELETGYVVIGDHQHFKGYTLFLYKEHQTELFHLENTQKMKFLEEMTLVAKAVSKAFYAQKMNYELLGNGDSHIHWHLFPRMNGDLDGYGNHGKGPVWWYPMEKMYDDSCCPTMQELEDMKSKLLVELNKIDENRKKNNNE, via the coding sequence ATGTGTTTGATATGTGATAGAATAGATATGATTAAGAAAGGGGAAAATCCTTATTTTGTAAAAGAACTTGAAACAGGATATGTTGTAATAGGAGATCATCAACATTTTAAAGGTTATACATTATTTCTTTATAAGGAACATCAAACAGAATTGTTTCATTTAGAGAATACACAAAAAATGAAATTTTTAGAAGAAATGACACTTGTTGCAAAAGCAGTTTCTAAGGCCTTTTATGCCCAAAAAATGAATTATGAATTATTAGGAAATGGTGATTCACATATTCATTGGCATTTGTTTCCAAGGATGAATGGAGATTTGGATGGCTATGGAAATCATGGAAAAGGACCGGTATGGTGGTATCCAATGGAGAAAATGTATGATGATTCTTGTTGTCCAACGATGCAGGAATTAGAAGATATGAAATCAAAGCTGTTGGTTGAATTGAATAAAATAGATGAAAATCGAAAGAAGAATAATAATGAATGA
- a CDS encoding nucleoside phosphorylase — protein MWFYKDDYTKPVFTSEEQVQSEHGNKGILELPKTAILLYMKGLDYIKEKYDVELITEHFPGFLNACPLYKIKGQNEICFLDGGRGAPMAVDTIEICKALGVQNIISVGSIGGFESDIEIGDIVIPDKAFVEEGTSLHYYETIEYSTPNDDLFQRLVQFIPDCRVAPIISTDAVFRQTFYKETLWRKKGCVGVDMETSALMSVGRYLGLNVASVLMVSDKHPIHEDEVWQWRMTKELRQQMLFQVIDFALSLSYT, from the coding sequence ATGTGGTTTTATAAAGATGATTATACAAAACCGGTTTTTACAAGTGAAGAACAAGTCCAATCAGAACATGGTAATAAAGGGATATTGGAACTTCCTAAAACAGCTATTTTGTTGTATATGAAAGGTTTGGATTATATCAAAGAAAAATATGATGTTGAATTAATAACTGAACATTTTCCTGGATTTTTAAATGCTTGTCCTCTTTATAAAATCAAAGGTCAAAATGAAATATGTTTTTTAGATGGAGGACGTGGTGCACCAATGGCTGTGGATACGATTGAAATATGTAAAGCATTAGGTGTTCAAAATATTATTTCAGTTGGTTCCATTGGTGGTTTTGAATCAGATATTGAGATAGGAGATATTGTGATACCTGACAAGGCATTTGTGGAAGAAGGGACTTCTTTACATTATTATGAAACGATTGAATATAGTACACCCAATGATGATTTGTTTCAACGCTTGGTTCAATTTATACCTGATTGTAGAGTAGCTCCTATTATATCTACGGATGCTGTATTTCGACAGACTTTTTATAAAGAAACGTTATGGCGAAAAAAGGGATGTGTTGGTGTTGATATGGAAACGTCAGCTTTGATGAGTGTGGGACGTTATCTTGGTTTAAATGTTGCATCTGTACTAATGGTTTCTGATAAACATCCTATCCACGAAGATGAAGTCTGGCAGTGGCGTATGACGAAAGAATTACGTCAACAAATGTTATTTCAAGTTATTGATTTTGCTTTATCACTATCATATACATAA
- a CDS encoding PadR family transcriptional regulator produces the protein MAKYSNYLFKLDLLILSVLKHKDMYGYELSKLISDKTHGYVVPKHGTMYPIIYKLIEEGYIQSYTVVVNNKARVYYHLEDKGKIYLQQLVEDYDNLVQQINNIVHGEENDDSK, from the coding sequence ATGGCTAAATATTCTAATTATTTATTTAAACTTGATCTATTGATTTTAAGTGTCTTAAAACATAAAGATATGTATGGCTATGAATTATCTAAGTTAATATCTGATAAAACTCATGGCTATGTTGTTCCTAAACATGGAACAATGTATCCCATCATTTATAAACTGATTGAAGAAGGATATATTCAAAGCTATACTGTTGTTGTGAATAATAAGGCACGTGTGTATTATCATTTAGAAGATAAAGGGAAAATATATCTTCAACAGCTTGTAGAAGATTATGATAATCTTGTACAACAAATTAACAATATTGTTCATGGGGAGGAAAACGATGACAGCAAATAA